A single window of Meiothermus sp. DNA harbors:
- a CDS encoding thiolase family protein, which produces MREVWVVSAVRTPIGRFGGALKDFSPVELGAHVMKAALRQAGLGEADLDLYVFGQVLRAGHGQLPPRQAAIKAGIPNTVDGYAVDMVCASGMQAVANAALAIRSGEAEVVLAGGMESMTQTGFYLSSRARWGYKYLAGAPEQLQDILQRDGLSDPFTGEAMGDQTERLAAEFGVTRTELDEVALHSHRRAAKAQEACYFSKEIAPLELQTRKGVERIEKDEGVRPETTLDSLAALRPAFKKDGVLTAGNASQISDGAAALVLASSEAIQKHNLKPIARILGHSWAAGEPWRFPEAPVPAVKKLLEKLRLGVSDFQLFENNEAFALNNILFNRLLGVPMESLNVHGGAIALGHPIGASGARILTTLIHALHTHGKERGLAAICHGTGGSTAMAVEAVG; this is translated from the coding sequence ATGCGCGAGGTATGGGTGGTCTCGGCGGTGCGCACCCCGATCGGGCGGTTTGGCGGTGCGCTAAAGGACTTTTCGCCGGTTGAACTGGGGGCCCATGTGATGAAAGCGGCCCTGAGGCAAGCGGGTTTGGGTGAGGCCGATCTGGATCTGTATGTCTTCGGGCAGGTTTTGCGCGCCGGTCACGGACAGTTGCCGCCCCGGCAAGCAGCCATCAAAGCGGGCATTCCCAATACGGTTGATGGCTACGCAGTAGATATGGTGTGCGCCTCGGGCATGCAGGCGGTAGCCAACGCGGCCCTGGCCATTCGAAGCGGGGAGGCCGAGGTGGTGCTGGCGGGCGGAATGGAATCCATGACCCAGACCGGCTTTTACCTCTCGAGCCGGGCCCGCTGGGGCTACAAGTATCTGGCCGGTGCGCCCGAGCAACTGCAAGATATTTTGCAGCGGGATGGGCTTTCCGACCCCTTCACCGGCGAGGCCATGGGTGACCAGACCGAGCGCTTGGCCGCCGAGTTTGGTGTCACCCGCACCGAGCTCGACGAGGTAGCGCTGCACTCCCACCGACGGGCGGCCAAGGCCCAGGAAGCCTGCTACTTTAGCAAGGAAATTGCGCCCCTCGAGCTCCAGACCCGCAAAGGCGTAGAGAGGATTGAGAAAGACGAAGGGGTGCGGCCCGAGACCACCCTGGACTCGCTGGCGGCCCTGCGCCCGGCCTTCAAGAAAGACGGGGTGCTCACTGCAGGCAACGCCTCTCAAATCTCCGACGGGGCGGCAGCGTTGGTGCTGGCCAGCTCTGAAGCGATACAAAAGCACAATCTGAAGCCCATCGCGCGGATTTTGGGACATAGCTGGGCCGCCGGCGAGCCCTGGCGCTTCCCCGAGGCCCCGGTGCCCGCCGTCAAGAAGCTGCTGGAAAAGCTCCGGCTGGGCGTTTCCGACTTTCAGCTATTTGAAAACAACGAAGCCTTTGCCCTCAACAACATCCTGTTCAACCGATTGTTGGGGGTTCCCATGGAAAGCCTAAACGTCCACGGAGGGGCCATTGCCCTGGGACATCCCATTGGGGCCTCGGGAGCCCGCATCCTAACCACCCTGATTCATGCCCTGCACACCCACGGCAAGGAGCGTGGCCTGGCCGCTATCTGCCACGGAACCGGCGGCTCTACGGCAATGGCCGTAGAAGCTGTGGGCTAA
- a CDS encoding septal ring lytic transglycosylase RlpA family protein yields the protein MKRWAPLLLFFGLAWGQGYVVQPGDTLERIARLFQVKVADLMMLNGLLEDPLPVGVELEIPASDWDSMNLEVLPLLEPEEAPPWVFIPLPPAPTAPAQNPPPALATEQGWASWYGPRFHGRRTANGERFNKFHLTAAHRTLPFHTRVRVTNLHNGRSVVVRINDRGPYIRGRILDLSYAAARALGMYSQGVVQVKVEVLR from the coding sequence ATGAAGCGCTGGGCACCGCTGTTGCTGTTTTTTGGGCTGGCCTGGGGCCAGGGCTATGTGGTACAGCCCGGCGATACCTTAGAGCGCATTGCCCGCTTGTTTCAGGTGAAAGTAGCCGACCTGATGATGCTCAACGGCCTGCTGGAAGACCCTTTGCCGGTTGGAGTGGAGCTGGAGATTCCCGCTTCGGACTGGGATTCCATGAACTTAGAGGTGTTGCCCCTGCTCGAGCCGGAAGAAGCACCCCCGTGGGTTTTTATCCCCCTGCCGCCGGCCCCTACCGCCCCCGCTCAGAACCCTCCCCCTGCCCTGGCGACCGAGCAGGGCTGGGCTTCCTGGTATGGGCCCCGGTTTCATGGGCGACGAACGGCCAACGGGGAGCGGTTCAACAAGTTTCACCTCACCGCCGCCCATCGCACCCTGCCCTTCCATACCCGGGTTCGCGTGACCAACCTGCACAATGGCCGGAGTGTGGTGGTTCGGATCAACGACCGGGGCCCTTATATCCGAGGCCGGATTCTAGACCTGTCGTACGCCGCTGCACGGGCGTTGGGGATGTATTCACAAGGGGTGGTGCAGGTCAAGGTAGAGGTCTTGAGATGA
- the tatA gene encoding twin-arginine translocase TatA/TatE family subunit encodes MPLGPTELIIILLIVVLLFGARKLPELARGLGQSAREFRKGLSEEEKKAEEAKTEQKQS; translated from the coding sequence ATGCCTTTAGGCCCTACCGAACTGATCATCATCCTGCTGATCGTGGTTTTGCTGTTTGGTGCGCGCAAGTTGCCGGAGTTGGCTCGAGGTCTGGGCCAGTCGGCCCGGGAGTTCCGCAAAGGCCTGAGCGAGGAGGAAAAGAAGGCCGAGGAAGCCAAAACCGAGCAGAAGCAGTCCTAA
- the modA gene encoding molybdate ABC transporter substrate-binding protein: MGLAQRDTVRVVAAADLQYALAEIAQDFERQNPGVKVEINFGSTGKLYTQIMQGLPTDLYFAADDAFPVLLEQAGRTVPGTVKLYAVGRMVIWASNSLVQQGLDPRKLGPKILLDPRITKLAVANPVHAPYGRAGVTLLERFGLLRQTQSVKWEQMTAGIPAYYDIGPLRRGKPSFEFVYGENISQTAQLALTSTNIGLIALSIARSEAMERAGVFWLSPLSSHMRLNQTYVILRGQDRPAVRRFYDYIATPEAHRVLRKYGFLLPGEKLE, encoded by the coding sequence ATGGGCTTGGCCCAGCGCGACACGGTGCGGGTGGTGGCAGCGGCAGACCTGCAGTACGCCCTGGCCGAGATTGCGCAGGATTTTGAGCGTCAGAACCCTGGAGTCAAGGTCGAGATCAATTTCGGCTCTACGGGCAAGCTCTACACCCAGATCATGCAGGGTTTGCCCACAGATCTCTATTTTGCCGCCGATGACGCCTTTCCAGTCTTGCTGGAACAGGCAGGGCGCACGGTACCTGGGACGGTAAAGCTGTATGCCGTGGGACGCATGGTGATCTGGGCCTCGAACAGCCTGGTACAGCAAGGGCTCGACCCCCGAAAACTAGGGCCAAAGATTCTACTTGACCCCAGGATCACTAAGCTGGCTGTGGCCAACCCGGTACATGCCCCTTATGGACGGGCGGGAGTGACGCTTTTGGAGCGCTTTGGCTTGCTGCGGCAGACCCAGTCGGTCAAGTGGGAGCAGATGACTGCCGGCATTCCCGCTTATTACGACATCGGGCCTCTGCGGCGGGGTAAGCCAAGTTTTGAGTTTGTGTACGGCGAGAACATCTCCCAGACGGCGCAACTGGCCTTAACCAGCACCAATATCGGCCTGATTGCCCTTTCCATTGCGAGGAGCGAGGCGATGGAACGAGCCGGGGTGTTTTGGCTCTCGCCCTTGAGCAGCCATATGCGCCTCAACCAGACCTATGTGATCCTGCGTGGGCAGGATCGCCCGGCAGTCCGGCGTTTTTATGACTATATAGCGACCCCAGAGGCTCACCGCGTTTTGCGCAAGTACGGGTTCTTGCTGCCGGGGGAGAAGCTGGAGTAA
- the modB gene encoding molybdate ABC transporter permease subunit, protein MDDPVFWRTLRLTLEVSLVTTAILLGLGLPLGWVLAHKRFPGKRVLESIVLLPLTLPPTVLGFYLLLLLGQNGPIAQTFGFTWAFRFEGLVVGSVLFSLPFALNGYREAFRSLDLDLIQTARTLGAGWRRVWLEVILPITWPGILSGSILAFAHTLGEFGVVLMVGGSIPGKTQMASIYIYDQVQALQFGRAAEASGILLLVSFALVYLVRTLEDVWRSRMPSSTR, encoded by the coding sequence ATGGACGACCCGGTGTTTTGGCGAACCCTGCGCCTGACCCTCGAGGTCAGCCTGGTAACAACCGCCATTTTGCTTGGACTGGGACTGCCGCTGGGCTGGGTGCTGGCCCACAAGCGCTTCCCGGGCAAGCGGGTGCTAGAATCCATCGTGCTGCTGCCCCTCACCCTGCCCCCCACCGTGCTGGGGTTTTACCTGCTCTTGCTGCTAGGGCAGAACGGCCCCATCGCCCAGACCTTTGGGTTCACCTGGGCCTTTCGCTTCGAGGGGTTGGTGGTGGGATCGGTGCTATTTAGCCTGCCGTTTGCCCTCAACGGCTACCGCGAGGCCTTCCGCAGCCTGGATCTGGACTTGATTCAGACCGCCCGCACCCTGGGGGCGGGGTGGCGGCGGGTCTGGCTCGAGGTGATTCTGCCCATCACCTGGCCGGGGATTTTGTCCGGCTCCATTCTGGCCTTTGCCCACACCCTGGGCGAGTTTGGGGTGGTGCTGATGGTAGGGGGCAGCATTCCCGGCAAAACCCAGATGGCTAGCATCTACATCTACGACCAGGTACAGGCCCTGCAGTTTGGGCGGGCTGCGGAGGCTTCGGGCATTTTGCTGCTGGTTAGCTTTGCCCTTGTGTACCTGGTGCGAACCCTGGAGGACGTGTGGAGATCGCGTATGCCCTCGAGCACCCGGTGA
- a CDS encoding Xaa-Pro peptidase family protein: protein MDFNSLLDKHELDVLFVSSPHNVRYLSGFVEGKDAKVVITRAGATLITDGRYIIEAAQQRFPHRILLKRTEMNRLLSEFFTGRVGIEAEHLSVAVLEGFKRDFPNLEFVSTSGIFEKLRQRKTSEEITHIRRAAALADQGFEHILPYIKPGVREIEVALELEFFLRKNGSEGLAFGTTVASGERSARPHGGASERKIQSGDLVTLDFGCVVGGYCSDMTRTVAVGKVSAELGALYQAVLEAQTLALEAVRPGVKGQELDSLARNHLENRGYGPYFTHGLGHGVGLFIHEGPSLGQTSEDTLEASNVVTIEPGVYIPNLGGCRIEDLVLVTENGHEVLSKSPKHLIEL, encoded by the coding sequence GTGGACTTCAACAGCCTACTAGATAAACACGAACTCGACGTACTTTTTGTTTCCAGTCCCCACAATGTTCGCTACCTGTCGGGGTTTGTGGAGGGTAAGGATGCCAAAGTCGTAATTACCCGCGCCGGCGCTACCCTCATCACCGATGGACGCTACATCATAGAAGCAGCCCAACAACGCTTTCCCCATCGTATTTTGCTAAAGCGTACAGAGATGAACCGGCTGCTCTCCGAGTTTTTTACCGGGCGGGTAGGTATCGAGGCCGAGCACCTGAGTGTGGCTGTGCTGGAAGGTTTTAAGCGGGATTTCCCAAACCTGGAGTTTGTTTCCACTAGCGGGATTTTCGAAAAACTGCGCCAGCGCAAAACCTCCGAGGAAATAACCCACATTCGTAGGGCCGCGGCACTGGCCGACCAGGGTTTCGAGCACATCCTGCCTTACATTAAGCCTGGGGTGCGGGAGATCGAGGTGGCACTGGAGCTCGAGTTCTTTCTGCGCAAAAACGGCTCCGAAGGACTGGCCTTTGGAACCACCGTGGCCTCGGGGGAACGCAGCGCCAGGCCCCACGGGGGAGCCAGCGAACGCAAAATTCAGTCGGGGGATCTGGTCACGCTGGATTTTGGCTGTGTGGTGGGGGGCTACTGCTCCGACATGACCCGAACGGTGGCGGTGGGCAAGGTATCCGCTGAGCTTGGCGCTCTGTACCAGGCTGTGCTGGAGGCCCAAACCCTGGCTTTAGAGGCCGTGAGACCCGGTGTAAAAGGCCAAGAGCTGGACTCGCTGGCCCGCAACCACCTGGAAAACCGCGGCTACGGCCCGTACTTCACCCATGGACTGGGGCACGGGGTAGGGCTATTCATCCACGAGGGGCCCAGTTTGGGCCAGACCTCCGAGGATACCCTCGAGGCTTCGAATGTAGTGACCATCGAGCCGGGCGTCTACATCCCCAACCTGGGAGGCTGCCGCATCGAAGACCTGGTGTTGGTTACGGAAAATGGGCACGAGGTTCTTTCCAAAAGCCCTAAACATCTGATTGAGTTATGA
- a CDS encoding cytochrome c, which yields MKHLLVALVLMVSVAFAQSGPALYQQCQGCHQPTGAGIPGVFPPLAGHVPEILAAKGGRTWLIQLLLWGMSGEITVKGAKYNGVMPGYRQLSDAEIAALLNHISTQWGNKLPAGQKPFTAAEVKAQRAKTLTPAQVNTARKALGLK from the coding sequence ATGAAGCATCTATTGGTCGCGCTTGTTCTGATGGTTTCTGTTGCGTTTGCCCAAAGTGGCCCCGCCCTGTACCAGCAGTGCCAGGGTTGCCATCAACCCACGGGTGCGGGTATACCAGGGGTCTTTCCCCCCTTGGCCGGACATGTTCCCGAGATTCTGGCCGCGAAAGGGGGTCGAACCTGGCTTATCCAGCTACTGTTGTGGGGTATGAGCGGCGAGATTACCGTCAAAGGGGCCAAGTACAACGGGGTGATGCCGGGGTACCGCCAACTGAGCGACGCCGAGATTGCCGCCCTGCTCAACCATATCTCGACCCAGTGGGGCAACAAGCTGCCGGCGGGTCAGAAGCCCTTTACCGCAGCCGAGGTCAAAGCCCAACGCGCCAAGACCCTCACGCCAGCCCAGGTGAACACGGCCCGCAAGGCCCTGGGACTGAAGTAG
- the rodA gene encoding rod shape-determining protein RodA: protein MTLRKVPVFAYDWVLVGLVLLINLIGLATLYSAAPSQGVWLQQLVAFPVALAVGFLIQMFSRRQVLSWAVPLYAVSLAMLVLVLLVGREINGAKAWFDLGPVSFQPLEIAKIGLILVLAKVLAARPLERLLDYVLPFLLTVPILGLVFIQPDLGGSLVLMAGLLGMLFVRGMPTHHIVLGLVAVAVLVPTVVWPHLSPYQRDRVEILFDLSKDPKGKGFQQIQSTIAIGSGGLVGKGFGAGTQTQLGFVPERQTDFIYAVLAEEWGFVGAASLLLLYALLFFRLGRMALECVRLEDRLVIAGVLSMLAFQVVVNIAVTLGLAPVTGLTLPLVSKGGSSLIMVYLGIGLALLIHRDRYREM, encoded by the coding sequence GTGACGTTGCGCAAGGTTCCGGTATTCGCCTACGACTGGGTGCTGGTGGGCCTGGTCTTACTCATTAATCTGATTGGGCTGGCTACACTCTACAGTGCGGCACCCAGCCAGGGGGTCTGGCTGCAACAATTGGTGGCTTTCCCGGTCGCTCTGGCCGTAGGGTTCTTGATACAGATGTTCTCACGCCGCCAGGTGCTCTCCTGGGCGGTTCCGCTCTATGCAGTTTCGCTGGCCATGCTGGTGTTGGTTTTGCTGGTAGGGCGGGAAATCAACGGGGCTAAAGCCTGGTTCGACCTGGGGCCGGTGAGCTTTCAACCGCTCGAGATTGCCAAAATTGGACTGATTTTGGTGCTGGCCAAGGTGTTGGCTGCGCGGCCTCTGGAACGCCTGCTGGATTACGTGCTACCCTTCTTACTGACAGTTCCCATTCTGGGATTGGTGTTCATCCAGCCCGACCTGGGGGGTAGCTTGGTGCTGATGGCAGGGCTCTTGGGCATGTTGTTTGTGCGCGGAATGCCCACCCATCACATTGTCCTTGGGCTGGTTGCAGTTGCAGTACTGGTTCCTACAGTGGTCTGGCCCCACCTGAGCCCATACCAGCGGGATCGGGTCGAGATACTGTTCGATTTGTCTAAAGACCCCAAGGGCAAAGGTTTTCAACAAATTCAGTCCACTATTGCCATCGGCTCGGGCGGCCTGGTGGGCAAAGGCTTTGGGGCCGGCACCCAAACCCAGCTTGGCTTTGTGCCCGAACGCCAAACCGACTTTATATATGCCGTGCTGGCTGAAGAATGGGGCTTTGTTGGGGCTGCAAGCTTGTTGCTGTTATACGCCTTGCTTTTCTTTCGATTGGGCCGCATGGCCCTGGAGTGCGTTCGTTTAGAGGATCGGCTGGTCATTGCTGGCGTGCTCTCGATGCTGGCTTTCCAGGTTGTAGTCAACATTGCAGTCACGCTGGGCCTGGCCCCGGTAACCGGCCTCACCTTACCGCTGGTCTCCAAGGGCGGCAGCAGCCTGATTATGGTTTACCTGGGGATAGGCTTGGCTTTGCTGATCCACCGCGACCGGTACCGGGAAATGTGA
- a CDS encoding DUF4342 domain-containing protein has protein sequence MENNPSPETKTWIEEIQVQSSELVSKIQELLRDATATRVTICKPSGEELISMPLTVGVLVGGLLTLAAPRLAAIGAIGGLVAQFKLKVERQSDGQLEVRTLEEEAKSDFPDQPA, from the coding sequence ATGGAAAATAACCCTTCACCCGAAACAAAAACCTGGATTGAGGAGATTCAGGTGCAAAGCAGTGAGCTGGTGAGCAAAATACAGGAGCTTCTGCGCGATGCCACCGCGACCCGGGTGACCATCTGCAAGCCCAGTGGAGAGGAGCTAATTTCTATGCCCCTCACGGTGGGCGTACTGGTAGGGGGCCTGCTCACTTTGGCGGCCCCGCGGCTGGCGGCCATTGGGGCCATCGGTGGTCTGGTGGCTCAGTTCAAACTCAAGGTTGAGCGCCAAAGCGATGGGCAGCTCGAGGTGCGGACGCTTGAAGAAGAAGCCAAGAGCGATTTCCCCGACCAGCCCGCCTGA
- a CDS encoding cytochrome c produces MKKLLGFLLLLGLALAQNGPQLYQQNCAFCHGENGQGRPGAFPPLAAHAPELIKTPEGRAHLINAVLFGMQGPVRVKGSTYNGVMPAFAQLSDEQVAAVLNYVLSAWGNDKLLPRDHRPVTVAEVNAARNVQNRPTPQQVGINRARINLP; encoded by the coding sequence GTGAAGAAGCTCCTTGGTTTCCTGCTGCTTTTGGGGCTGGCCCTGGCCCAGAACGGGCCGCAGCTCTATCAGCAGAACTGCGCTTTCTGCCACGGCGAAAACGGGCAGGGGAGGCCAGGAGCCTTTCCGCCGCTGGCTGCCCATGCCCCCGAACTCATCAAAACCCCCGAGGGTCGTGCGCACCTGATTAATGCCGTCCTTTTTGGCATGCAAGGCCCGGTTCGGGTAAAAGGTAGTACCTACAATGGGGTCATGCCGGCTTTTGCCCAGCTTTCCGACGAGCAGGTCGCAGCCGTGCTCAATTACGTTTTAAGCGCCTGGGGCAACGATAAACTGTTGCCCCGCGACCACCGGCCCGTCACTGTTGCAGAGGTGAACGCTGCGCGAAATGTGCAGAACCGGCCAACCCCCCAGCAAGTCGGTATCAACCGCGCACGTATAAACCTTCCGTAG
- a CDS encoding deoxyribonuclease IV yields MKYGFHLSIAGKHGVAGALEEAELLGLSALQIFAKSPRSWKTRNLKPGEVEDFRSRKENLGGLPTVIHASYLVNLAAEGELWEKSVFSLADDLAKAQILGIEYVVVHPGSGPAAKARKGAMRALALAGLGKNGPRLLLENTAGGGEKLGASLHTLAELVEGTALGICFDTCHAFAAGYELEKALDELEQIVGLHRVPVIHLNDSVGERGSQIDHHANLLEGQIGTELKDFVLDPRLQDKVFIMETPRSTLEDAHNLRVLRGWLGLS; encoded by the coding sequence ATGAAATACGGCTTTCATCTGTCCATTGCGGGTAAGCATGGTGTGGCCGGAGCGCTCGAGGAGGCTGAGCTACTCGGGCTAAGCGCCCTGCAGATTTTTGCCAAGAGCCCCCGTAGCTGGAAAACCCGCAACCTTAAGCCCGGTGAAGTGGAGGATTTTCGAAGTCGGAAAGAGAACCTGGGAGGCCTGCCCACAGTGATTCATGCCTCCTACCTGGTGAACCTGGCCGCCGAAGGCGAGCTATGGGAGAAAAGCGTTTTCAGTCTGGCCGACGACCTAGCCAAGGCCCAGATACTGGGCATCGAGTACGTGGTGGTGCATCCAGGTTCGGGGCCTGCCGCTAAAGCCCGCAAAGGCGCCATGCGGGCTTTGGCTTTGGCCGGGCTGGGGAAAAATGGCCCCAGGTTGCTCTTAGAAAATACGGCGGGCGGTGGCGAAAAGCTCGGGGCCAGCCTGCACACCCTGGCCGAGTTGGTGGAGGGCACGGCGCTGGGGATCTGCTTCGATACCTGTCATGCTTTTGCCGCCGGCTATGAACTGGAAAAAGCCCTGGATGAGCTCGAGCAGATCGTTGGCCTACACCGGGTACCGGTCATCCACCTCAACGACTCCGTAGGCGAACGGGGCTCGCAGATTGACCACCACGCCAACCTACTGGAGGGCCAAATCGGGACAGAACTCAAAGACTTCGTGCTCGACCCCCGCCTTCAGGACAAAGTCTTCATCATGGAAACGCCCCGCAGCACCCTCGAGGATGCCCACAACCTACGGGTTTTACGCGGCTGGCTGGGCTTGAGCTAG
- a CDS encoding ABC transporter ATP-binding protein: MEIAYALEHPVRLKLNLHVQGFTVLLGESGVGKTSLLKAIAGLIPATGHPFTGLRAEKRPVGYLPQHFALFPHLRAWQNVAFPLAHLPRPARRQKALAYLEQMGMLELSERFPRQMSGGQQQRVALARALAREPQILLLDEPTSALDAATREEVLGGVLERLKSLQIPTLAASHDQWLAQRADWVAVLTPAGLVQQGPSEEVFARPATLEVARLVGFRNLWQGMVLGLEGGLVQVQTPLGVLQAARPDWVRVGQRVWVGLRSEEVFTSDGPNRVRGRVQALRSQALRLRGTLRVGEIALDFLLPRYKQAQLGLTEGQQLEVALEPRFLHLIPA, translated from the coding sequence GTGGAGATCGCGTATGCCCTCGAGCACCCGGTGAGGCTCAAGCTCAACCTTCACGTGCAAGGCTTTACCGTACTGCTGGGTGAGAGCGGGGTGGGTAAGACCAGCTTGCTGAAGGCCATCGCCGGCCTGATTCCTGCGACCGGACACCCTTTTACCGGGCTGCGGGCCGAAAAGCGCCCGGTGGGCTATCTACCGCAGCATTTTGCCTTGTTTCCGCATTTGCGGGCCTGGCAGAACGTGGCCTTTCCGCTGGCTCACCTGCCCCGCCCAGCACGCAGGCAAAAAGCCCTGGCGTATCTGGAGCAGATGGGCATGCTCGAGCTGTCCGAACGGTTTCCACGCCAGATGTCCGGGGGCCAGCAGCAGCGGGTGGCCCTGGCCCGGGCCCTGGCCCGTGAGCCCCAGATTCTGTTGCTGGACGAGCCTACCAGTGCGCTGGATGCCGCTACCCGCGAGGAGGTGTTGGGCGGGGTGCTGGAGCGCCTCAAGTCCCTCCAGATTCCCACCCTGGCCGCCTCACACGACCAGTGGCTGGCCCAACGGGCCGACTGGGTGGCGGTGCTGACCCCAGCAGGCTTGGTGCAACAAGGCCCCTCCGAGGAGGTGTTTGCCCGGCCCGCTACCCTCGAGGTAGCCCGGCTGGTGGGATTTCGCAATTTGTGGCAGGGTATGGTGTTGGGCCTGGAAGGGGGCTTGGTGCAGGTGCAGACTCCGTTGGGGGTACTGCAAGCGGCCCGCCCCGACTGGGTACGGGTGGGGCAACGGGTCTGGGTCGGCCTTCGTTCGGAGGAGGTTTTTACCTCGGATGGCCCTAATCGGGTAAGAGGCCGGGTGCAGGCACTGCGCTCGCAAGCGCTGCGTCTGCGGGGTACGTTGCGGGTAGGGGAGATAGCGCTGGATTTTTTGCTGCCCCGCTACAAGCAGGCCCAACTTGGTCTGACCGAAGGGCAACAGCTCGAGGTCGCCCTCGAGCCGCGCTTTTTGCACCTGATACCGGCTTAG
- a CDS encoding PadR family transcriptional regulator, whose protein sequence is MEKATLKLSTTDWAVLAALLEQPSHGFRIAALFTPEGELGEIWRIQRTQVYRALEHLEALGFITIIRQEEGQAGPPRTLYGATASGRNAALQWLKTPVTRLRYGRSDLRLKIAFLLRLGSDLKPLLEAQEKVFGQILADLQTRLQSAQGVHLVALLWRLEMARASLGFIEQLLARKVALTK, encoded by the coding sequence GTGGAAAAAGCCACCCTCAAGCTCTCGACCACCGACTGGGCGGTTTTGGCGGCTTTGCTGGAGCAGCCTTCGCATGGTTTTAGGATTGCGGCCTTGTTCACGCCGGAGGGCGAACTGGGGGAGATCTGGCGTATCCAGCGCACCCAGGTATACCGGGCTTTGGAGCACCTCGAGGCCCTGGGGTTCATAACAATCATTCGGCAGGAGGAAGGCCAGGCCGGGCCGCCCCGCACGCTGTATGGCGCTACCGCCAGCGGACGCAACGCAGCCTTGCAGTGGCTAAAAACCCCGGTGACCCGGCTGCGCTATGGCCGCTCCGATCTGCGACTCAAAATTGCTTTTTTGTTGCGCTTAGGCTCTGACCTAAAGCCGCTGCTCGAGGCCCAGGAAAAGGTGTTTGGCCAAATTCTGGCAGACTTGCAGACCCGGCTCCAAAGCGCCCAGGGCGTGCACCTGGTTGCGCTTTTGTGGCGCTTGGAGATGGCCAGGGCCAGCCTGGGCTTCATCGAGCAGCTTTTGGCTCGGAAAGTGGCCTTGACCAAATAA